In the genome of Gemmatimonadota bacterium, the window AACATCCGCCACCGATCACTTTCAGGCGCAAACCGTGATCTTCGGGACGTCCGTCTCGGTCCATGAGCTCTTTGATTTTGCCCGCTGCGGTTTCTGTGACGCAGACCATATAATGCCTCCATTAACTCAACGCTTGCAGACACGCTTTGATCGCATCAAAATCGGGCAACTCGGTTGGATCGTCGGACACAGAAGCAAAGCGCACCACACCGCTTTTATCTACGACAAAAGCAGAACGCTTTGCCACGCCCTTAAATCCAATCAGGTCTTCGAATTGCGATCCATAAGCCGCGCTGACTTCTTTGTTGAAATCGCTGAGCAGGGGAATGGTAATACCTTCTTTCTCTGCCCATGCTTCCTGGGCAAAGGGACTATCTACACTGATGCCCAAAACCTGTGCATCGAGTGCGTCGTAATCGGCTAAACCAGCACTGACCGAACACATTTCATCGGTGCAGACGCCGGTATAAGCGAGTGGAAAAAACAAAATTACGACGTTTTTTTCGTCTCTGTAATCGCTCAGAGAAATATCGTTCATATCATCACCAGATTTTGATTTCAACGTAAAATCTGGTGCCTGGTCACCTACAGTAATACCCATTTCTCATATCCTTTGGAAAACTTATAGCGCAGCTTCGTAACGGCGGTTGACTTCGTCCCAGTTAATTGTATTGGTCCAGGCTTCAATATAATCGGGACGCAAATTCTGATACTTGAGATAATAAGCGTGCTCCCACACATCGAGGCCGAGAATGGGCGTTCCGTCACCTGTCATGATCGGATTATCTTGATTGGCAGTGCTCAAAATATCGAGTTTGCCGTCTTTGACCACAAGCCAGGCCCATCCACTTCCAAAGCGCGTTGTCGCAGCGGTGACAAATTGTTCCTTTGCAGCTTCCATGCTGCCCAAATCGGCGACAATAGCGCTGGCGACTGCACCTCCTGGTTCGCCGCCATTGGGACTCATAATTGTCCAGAACAAACTGTGGTTGGCATGGCCGCCGCCGTTGTTTTGAACAGCCGTGCGGATATCTTCTGGCACACTGGCCAGATTGGTGATCAAACTCTCAATAGACTGATTTGCCAGGTCATCGTGTCCCTCAAGCGCGGCATTGAGGTTGGTCACGTAGGCATTGTGATGCCTGGAATGGTGAATTTCCATCGTCCGCGCGTCAATGTGTGGCTCGAGTGCATCATAAGCATAGGGCAAGTCGGGCAATTCGTATGCCATTTTGAAACTCCTTGTTTAAAGATGAATAGCGTTACTGAGTCGGAAATCAAAATATAATGAACTCCCATAAGGGCGTCAAGTCCTTATACAAGTTGTTTATTTTATATAACACAAATACTTACAATAAGTTGATATATATCTGGAAAAATCATTTGACGCGAATAAGCGCGTTGTCTATCAGGCGTGCATTGCCGAAGCGCACAGCTACGGCGAGCAAAATGGAATCTTTTAGCTCTGCAACGGGCGTGAGGTCTTTTGCATCGACGGCTTCGATATAGTCAATTTTTGCACTGCGCTGTGGTTCAATGACATCGCGCATGGCTTCGATGACCTTTTGGGCACGCCTTTCGCCCCGATCGATCATTTTTTGCCCCACCATCAATGCGCGGTAAAGCGCGGGGGCTTCTCGCCGTTCTTCAGCGCTCAAATACGCATTTCTCGAACTCATCGCCAATCCGTCTGCTTCGCGCACTGTGGGGGCCATCTGTATCTCCACATCCAGGTTGAGATCGCGCACCAGGCGTTGAATGACGATTGTTTGCTGCGCGTCTTTTTGTCCGAAAACAGCTACATGGGGTTTTACGGCTGTAAATAGTTTGGTGACGATTGTTGTCACACCTTCAAAATGTCCCGGACGACTTGCACCACAAAGCCTTTCGGTCAGCTTTGCCACGCGCACCGATGTCGCAAAATCTCCGGGATATATTTCTTTTTCCTCGGGCAGGTATGCGAGACGCACGCCGTGCTGGTCGATCAGTTCCAGGTCCCGATCAATGTCTCTTGGATAGGCTGCAAGATCTTCGGCGGGGCCAAATTGCAGCGGGTTGACAAAAATGCTCACCACAACCCGATCTGTCACTTTTAATGCCTGGCGCACGAGGCTGAGATGGCCTTCGTGTAGATATCCCATTGTGGGTACAAGCCCGATGCGCAGGCCCGCCTGTCGGATACGGTCCGCTGCGCGGTGCATTTCGCGGACGGTTTTTATAATTTTTACGGCCATTATGTGTCTATTTGCGCTCTAAATCGGCGCAGTTCCGCGCTTTTTATCTTAAAACGGTGTCTGTCTTCTGGAAATCGACGCGACTTGATATCTGCGACATAGTCTGCAAATGCCTGATGCATCACACTTTTGAGGTCTGTGTATGTTTTGACAAACCGATAATGGCTTTTGTAAACACCCAGCATGTCGTGTGCAACCAGCACCTGTCCATCGCATACGCGCCCGGCGCCTATTCCAATGGTTGGCATGGACAACCGTTTGGTCACGACTTCGGCAATGCGCTCGGGCACACATTCTAAAACCACGGCCAGTGCGCCGGCAGACGCCAGTGCATCGGCATCTTTCAGGACATCAAGTGCTTCTTCGGCGCGATCGCCAAACACAGGACGTTTACCCGTGCGCGTTTGAGGCGTATAGCCAACGTGCCCAACCACGGGAATGCCCTCGGCGGCGAGCGCCTCGACCTGGGGCGTTATATTGCGCCCCCCCTCGAGTTTAACCACTTCGGTGCCAGCGGAAACCAATTGTCGCGCATTTTCTATTGTTTGCTCCGGCGTTTCGTAAGCTCGATAGGGCAAATCCGCCATCAACAGAGCACTCACGACTCCGCGCCGCACTGCGCGCGTGTGGTGGAGCATATCATCCATTGTCACCTGCTGTGGGTTTTTATATCCCAACACATTGACGCCTACCGAGTCTCCCACAAAAATGACATCGACACCAGCAGCATCCTGAAAAACAGCTGTGGGATGATCGTAACAGGTCAACATCGCAATGGGTTCGCCTCGTTGTTTCATCAGCGCGAGGGTTTCTGGTTTTACGCGCGATCCCATAGGTCAAGTCCGCCTCGTTTTGCCAGCTTCCATGTGCGCTGGTCGATAATAACGGGTTCCGGACGGAGGCGATTTAATTTGTGCCAATAAATCCTCTAAGTGTTCCGGACGGTTTTCAAAATCGACCTCCGATACATTAACTGCGAGCAGCGGTGTTATCGAATAATGAAAGAAAAAATGGTTATAAGCTTCCAATAACTCCGAGATGTATTTTTTTGTTATCTCTCTTTCATATCCACGTTCATGGCGTCTTATACCCCGCATCAGATGATTGACTGTGGTTTGTAAATAAATCACCAGGTCTGGACGGGGAAGTTTTTCGCTCAGTGTTTCGGCCAGCCGCTCATAGAGCGCAAATTCCGTATCATTGAGTGTCACGTTGGCGTAGATGCGATCTTTTTCAAAAATAAAATTGCTGACCACGGCTTCTTCAAATAAATCCATCTGATGTAGTTCTTGTTGCTGTCGATAGCGGCTTAGCATAAAAAAGACCTGGGTTTGAAAGCCATATTGATCGGGAGCCTCGTAGAACAAAGGCAAAAAGGGATTTTCTTCGGGTTCTTCGAGCATCAGGCGGGCATTTAGACGACGTCCCAGAAGGCGAGCCAAACGCCTTTTGCCCACACCTGTTACTCCTTCAATGGCTATATATCGCAATGCTAAATCCCTTGGCCTTATTTTTTCATGATCAAATTGAGACCTTCAATTTTTCGCACGGGCAAATCCCTGCCCAAAGCATGTGCTGAAGTGCCTTTATTCAGTGACTCGGTCAAAAATTGAATCGATTGACCCAGGACGGGGTGTTTGAGGTCGGGTTTGAGGTCGCAAAGCGGCACCAGGACAAATGCGCGCTCGTGTAAGTGTGGGTGTGGCACCTGCAAGCCCGGCTGGTTGATGATGGCATCGCCATAGAGTAAAATATCGAGGTCCAGTGTGCGCGGGCCCCATCGCGTCTCGCGCAGGCGACCAAATTTGCGCTCAATTGCCAGTAGGCAATTCAATAAACTTCGCGCAGAGAGACTGGTATGGACTTGCAGAACTGCATTGAGAAAATACGGCTGGTCAACGACACCTATCGGAGCGGTTTCATAGACAGCAGAGGCAGCGATAATGGCGATTTCGGGTTTTTCATTTAGGATACCCGTCGCGTCCTGAAGCGTTTTTTCTCGATCTCCCAAATTCGCGCCAATGCCAATGTAGATCACGTTTCACGTCTCACTTCAACTTCAACGCCATCGAAATTGACGGATACCGGTGGGTTGGGTTTGCGAACTCGCACGAGGAGTTTTGACAATCCCAATTCCGACTGCAAAACGTCAGCGATGCGGTCCGCCAGGGCTTCGACAAGGCCGAACCTTTCCCCCGTCACAACTTGCTCGACTATTTTACAGACGCGCGGATAATCTACGGACTGAGACGTATTATTGTGTGCAAATCCCCTGAAATCCCCATAGATTTCTACGTCAACTTCAAATTTTTGACCGAGTTTGGCCTCTTCTTCAAACAGTCCATGGTAGCCGTAAAAAGCCATATTTTTTATTCTCAGTACGTCATTTGTCATGGTGCTAATATTTACAATTCCATGTGTTAAGTCAAGCGGTTTGCTGTAAATGGCAAGTTGACCACTTCGGCCTCTGATCCGTCGTCCAGTAGCACGCGCTGTCCTGCTTCGTGATAGCCCCGTCGGATGATGGCAAGGGCGATTGCGCGATTGAAGTGGAGAGATTTCACACATGTCGTTACCCGTCCGACGGTTTTATCGTTGACTGTGATATTGCCACAAACAGGCGTATTGCCGCTCAATGCATGTGCTGAAGTGCCTTTATTCAGTAACAAGCCGGTTAGGTAGCGGCGGGGGCGTCCTCGAAAGTGCATTTTGGCGATTACTTCTTGTCCAATGTAGCATCCCTTGTCAAAATCGACTGCGCGATTTAAACCAGCTTCGAGGGGCGCGACTGATTCATCTATCTCGGCGCCATAACGGGGGATGCCAGCTTCAACCCGCAATATTTTCTCCACTTGCCAGCCGATTGGCGTTCCTCCCGCTGTGACGAGTGCCCGCCGCAATGAATCGGCACGGTTTTGTGCAATGCGGAGATCACAGCCCGGTTCACCCGTGTATGATCGCGCGGTGACCCAAATTGGGATGCCTTCAAATTTGCGTATAATCGTATGATGTTCGGGGAGGTCAGCCGGTATGCGCCCAACAACTCGACCGGCCAGCTCAAGGGCTGTGGGACCCTGTACCCCTAATATGGCCCAGGCGTCGGATTCGTCCGATAGTGCGACATCATCGGCGATCAGATAGCGATCCAGGGTTTCCATCAACTTTGTCGCAAGTCCCGGTTCTGTTTCCATATAGATACAATCTTGTAAGCGGTGGACCCAAACATCTAATAGCGTTTGTCCTCGCGCCGATGTGACTGCAGCGTAATTGCCTTCATTTTCGGCGAGGGATTCAACGGTGTTGGTCACCATGCCGTGCAAAAATCTCAGACAATCTGCGCCTTCTGCACGCACTTTGCCTCGCTTGCTGCGGTTGAATACTCCCGCGTTTTCTCGAACGGCACGGTACTGCGTTTCCACATTTCGATGCGATGACATATATCTTATCCTCCTATTGCCTAATTGTGGTAATATCTATATACTTTGAAAACGCCGTTTTTGTCAAAGGATTCTTATTCTCATCAAAAGGAGATTCGCGTGAAAGCTATTCGCATATCGCAATACGGTGGTGCAGAAGTTTTGAGTTTTGAAGATATTGATGTCGCAGATCCAGGCGAGGGACAGGTGAGAATTACCATAGAAGCAGCGGGTGTCAATTTTATCGACACCTATCACCGAACGGGCCTTTATCCGCTGAATTTGCCGTTGACGCTGGGCCTGGAAGGTGCCGGCATCGTGCATGCGGTGGGCGCAGGGGTTTCGGATTTGACTGAGGGCGACCGCGTGGCCTGGAAAAGTGTGGAGGGGTCTTATGCCGAGCAAGTTGTCGCAGCCGCAGCCGAGGTGGTCAAAATTCCCTCAGATGTCGCTACTAAAACCGCAGCCGCGGTGATGTTGCAAGGGCTGACTTCGCATTATCTGGTCAATAGCACCTATCCGATTCGAGAAGGCGATACCTGCCTCGTCCACGCAGCCGCAGGAGGCGTTGGTCTTTTGCTCGTACAGATGGCAAAAATGCGCGGGGCTCGGGTTATTGGCACCACATCTACAGAAGAAAAAGCGGCTCTGGCACGGGGCGCTGGTGCCGATGATATCGTTCTTTATACCGAACGGGATTTTGAAGCCGAAGTTCTGCGCCTCACAGATGGTCAGGGCGTCGAGGTTGTTTACGATTCCGTTGCCCAGGCCACCTGGGAGAAAAGCATCAATTGCCTCAAGCCGCGCGGTTATATGGTCTTTTTTGGCAATGCCAGCGGGCCGGTTCCGCCGATTGATCCCCTGCTTCTGTCGCAAAAAGGGTCTATTTATCTCACGCGCCCGACGCTCAATAGCTACACGCAGACCCGTGAAGAATATCTCCAGCGCACCAGCGAGGTTATGGGCTGGATTCAAGACGGCAGTCTAGATGTGCGTATTGGAGAAGAACATCCTCTTGAAAATACGGCCGAAGCACATAAGCGCCTCGAAGGTCGGCAGACTACGGGGAAAGTGCTGTTGATTCCATAGTTGTATGTGTATCGAGAATCACACTACGCTGATACTACTCGTGAGAGCCTGCCCCTGCGGGGGTAAGCAGGGGGGCGATCCCATAACCCATGTTTTGCTCGGCTACAAAAAACGCGGTTTTGGCGTGGGGAAATACACGGGTATTGGTGGGAAAATTGAACCCGGGGAAACGGTGCGTGCAGCCGCTGTGCGCGAAATGCGTGAAGAAACAGGCGTTGTGATGTCGGTTCAGGATCTTGTGGATGCCGGGCATTTGACGTTTTATTTTCCCACCCGTCCCAAATGGAGTCTCACGACCCGTATTTTTATTGGGCGCAGGTGGCAGGGTGAGCCGACGGAAACAGGGGAAATACGCCCTGTGTGGTTTGAAATTGATCACCTGCCCTTTGATGCGATGTGGGATGATGCTACCTATTGGTATCCCTATGTGTTGGCGCATAAGCGCGTCAGAGCGATATTTACATTTTCGACCGACTGCAAAACCGTCGCGACCAGTGAGATTGAGATGTGGTAAGCTGTGTGTTTTTTACTTGACTCTTGTGGCAGAATGGCTATATATCAGGGCGTTTGATAAACGAAACTTAACAAACTCTTCACTTTCTCTTTAATGAGGTGATTGTTTTGACTACATCGGCTAAAAGTTTTTCCAAAGATGCATTGCATCACTATCTCGAAGATGTGGCTTCGTCTCAACCTCTATCTTCCGAAGAGGAAGTTGCGCTCGCTGTTCGCATTCGCAAAGGCGATCAGGAAGCACGGGCAAAACTCATTGAAGCCAATCTGCGCTTTGTGATTACAGTTGCCTACGAATATCAAAATCAAGGCGTTCCGCTCGTGGATCTCATCAGCGCGGGAAACGTCGGTTTGATCACGGCGGCAGAGCGTTTTGACGAGACGAGGGGGTTTAAGTTTATCTCTTATGCTGTTTGGTGGATTCGCCAATCTATTTTGCAAACACTGGCGGAACACGCCAGGGTCGTGCGCCTTCCGCTCAATCGCGTGGAATTGCTCAGACGCATATCTCGCTGTAGAAGTAGTCGGCAGCAAGAGACTTCGACGCGCACTGCGGAAGAAGAAATTGCCGAAGAATTGGATATTCCGGTAGAGCAGGTTACGGATATTCTCACCAGCGGACAGCGCACCTTGTCTCTCGATACGTCTCTTGGCGATGGGGAAAATAGCCTTCTTGAGATGATGCCCGACAATTCTCAAGAGTCGCCCGACGCAATGGCATTGAGAAATACCCTCAAAGCTGAAATCTCAAGTGCTTTGAGCACCCTTGATGAGCGCGAGCAAAAAGTGATCCGACTCTATTTTGGATTGGGCGGCGGTGCGGAGATGACGCTCGAAGAAATTGGCAAGCAA includes:
- a CDS encoding quinone oxidoreductase, with translation MKAIRISQYGGAEVLSFEDIDVADPGEGQVRITIEAAGVNFIDTYHRTGLYPLNLPLTLGLEGAGIVHAVGAGVSDLTEGDRVAWKSVEGSYAEQVVAAAAEVVKIPSDVATKTAAAVMLQGLTSHYLVNSTYPIREGDTCLVHAAAGGVGLLLVQMAKMRGARVIGTTSTEEKAALARGAGADDIVLYTERDFEAEVLRLTDGQGVEVVYDSVAQATWEKSINCLKPRGYMVFFGNASGPVPPIDPLLLSQKGSIYLTRPTLNSYTQTREEYLQRTSEVMGWIQDGSLDVRIGEEHPLENTAEAHKRLEGRQTTGKVLLIP
- a CDS encoding redoxin domain-containing protein, producing MGITVGDQAPDFTLKSKSGDDMNDISLSDYRDEKNVVILFFPLAYTGVCTDEMCSVSAGLADYDALDAQVLGISVDSPFAQEAWAEKEGITIPLLSDFNKEVSAAYGSQFEDLIGFKGVAKRSAFVVDKSGVVRFASVSDDPTELPDFDAIKACLQALS
- a CDS encoding 8-oxo-dGTP diphosphatase; its protein translation is MCIENHTTLILLVRACPCGGKQGGDPITHVLLGYKKRGFGVGKYTGIGGKIEPGETVRAAAVREMREETGVVMSVQDLVDAGHLTFYFPTRPKWSLTTRIFIGRRWQGEPTETGEIRPVWFEIDHLPFDAMWDDATYWYPYVLAHKRVRAIFTFSTDCKTVATSEIEMW
- a CDS encoding pantoate--beta-alanine ligase, producing the protein MAVKIIKTVREMHRAADRIRQAGLRIGLVPTMGYLHEGHLSLVRQALKVTDRVVVSIFVNPLQFGPAEDLAAYPRDIDRDLELIDQHGVRLAYLPEEKEIYPGDFATSVRVAKLTERLCGASRPGHFEGVTTIVTKLFTAVKPHVAVFGQKDAQQTIVIQRLVRDLNLDVEIQMAPTVREADGLAMSSRNAYLSAEERREAPALYRALMVGQKMIDRGERRAQKVIEAMRDVIEPQRSAKIDYIEAVDAKDLTPVAELKDSILLAVAVRFGNARLIDNALIRVK
- the panB gene encoding 3-methyl-2-oxobutanoate hydroxymethyltransferase, coding for MGSRVKPETLALMKQRGEPIAMLTCYDHPTAVFQDAAGVDVIFVGDSVGVNVLGYKNPQQVTMDDMLHHTRAVRRGVVSALLMADLPYRAYETPEQTIENARQLVSAGTEVVKLEGGRNITPQVEALAAEGIPVVGHVGYTPQTRTGKRPVFGDRAEEALDVLKDADALASAGALAVVLECVPERIAEVVTKRLSMPTIGIGAGRVCDGQVLVAHDMLGVYKSHYRFVKTYTDLKSVMHQAFADYVADIKSRRFPEDRHRFKIKSAELRRFRAQIDT
- a CDS encoding deoxynucleoside kinase — translated: MRYIAIEGVTGVGKRRLARLLGRRLNARLMLEEPEENPFLPLFYEAPDQYGFQTQVFFMLSRYRQQQELHQMDLFEEAVVSNFIFEKDRIYANVTLNDTEFALYERLAETLSEKLPRPDLVIYLQTTVNHLMRGIRRHERGYEREITKKYISELLEAYNHFFFHYSITPLLAVNVSEVDFENRPEHLEDLLAQIKSPPSGTRYYRPAHMEAGKTRRT
- a CDS encoding superoxide dismutase; this encodes MAYELPDLPYAYDALEPHIDARTMEIHHSRHHNAYVTNLNAALEGHDDLANQSIESLITNLASVPEDIRTAVQNNGGGHANHSLFWTIMSPNGGEPGGAVASAIVADLGSMEAAKEQFVTAATTRFGSGWAWLVVKDGKLDILSTANQDNPIMTGDGTPILGLDVWEHAYYLKYQNLRPDYIEAWTNTINWDEVNRRYEAAL
- a CDS encoding sigma-70 family RNA polymerase sigma factor, whose translation is MVLTTSAKSFSKDALHHYLEDVASSQPLSSEEEVALAVRIRKGDQEARAKLIEANLRFVITVAYEYQNQGVPLVDLISAGNVGLITAAERFDETRGFKFISYAVWWIRQSILQTLAEHARVVRLPLNRVELLRRISRCRSSRQQETSTRTAEEEIAEELDIPVEQVTDILTSGQRTLSLDTSLGDGENSLLEMMPDNSQESPDAMALRNTLKAEISSALSTLDEREQKVIRLYFGLGGGAEMTLEEIGKQFRLTRERIRQIKEKALRKLRHPTRGRKLMPYAEDT
- the folK gene encoding 2-amino-4-hydroxy-6-hydroxymethyldihydropteridine diphosphokinase, yielding MIYIGIGANLGDREKTLQDATGILNEKPEIAIIAASAVYETAPIGVVDQPYFLNAVLQVHTSLSARSLLNCLLAIERKFGRLRETRWGPRTLDLDILLYGDAIINQPGLQVPHPHLHERAFVLVPLCDLKPDLKHPVLGQSIQFLTESLNKGTSAHALGRDLPVRKIEGLNLIMKK
- the folB gene encoding dihydroneopterin aldolase, which encodes MCEISPLQSRNRPCHHPTGLSRSRTARATGRRIRGRSGQLAIYSKPLDLTHGIVNISTMTNDVLRIKNMAFYGYHGLFEEEAKLGQKFEVDVEIYGDFRGFAHNNTSQSVDYPRVCKIVEQVVTGERFGLVEALADRIADVLQSELGLSKLLVRVRKPNPPVSVNFDGVEVEVRRET
- a CDS encoding aminomethyl transferase family protein produces the protein MSSHRNVETQYRAVRENAGVFNRSKRGKVRAEGADCLRFLHGMVTNTVESLAENEGNYAAVTSARGQTLLDVWVHRLQDCIYMETEPGLATKLMETLDRYLIADDVALSDESDAWAILGVQGPTALELAGRVVGRIPADLPEHHTIIRKFEGIPIWVTARSYTGEPGCDLRIAQNRADSLRRALVTAGGTPIGWQVEKILRVEAGIPRYGAEIDESVAPLEAGLNRAVDFDKGCYIGQEVIAKMHFRGRPRRYLTGLLLNKGTSAHALSGNTPVCGNITVNDKTVGRVTTCVKSLHFNRAIALAIIRRGYHEAGQRVLLDDGSEAEVVNLPFTANRLT